In Streptomyces sp. NBC_00341, the DNA window AGCCGCCGTGCGAGGAACTCCGCGGCGTCTGCGCGGCCTGGGACGGCCGCCCCTCCGCGCTGTGGCGCAAACGAATAGCCCGGCACGCCCGTGAGTGCTTCCGGTGCTCCGGGCTGTGGAGCGGCCTGATGCCCGCGGAGGGCCTGCTGGCCGGACTGGCGCTGGTCGCCGTACCCGCGGCGCTCCTCGTGCGGTGGCCCGCCGGGGACGACACCGCACCGGTCGCCGCCGCACACGCCCTCGACGCCGCGGCGGGCGACGGCGCGACAACCGCCCGGCCCGGCCGGCACCGCTCCGGGGGCGGGCGGCACACGGGCGGCCGTACCCCCTCCCGCGCCGCCGCCCGCCGACGGCGGCGGATCCAGCGCCGGGCGGTCGGCGGCGCGGTGGTGGTGGCGTGCATGACCGGCGGAGGCCTCTGGTACGCCTCCCTCGGGCCCGGAGCGGGGACCGGGGGAGACAGCGCATCGAGCACGTCGGCGGAGCCCATCACGGATCTCACGGCGTCCGGAAGCCCCGCCACCACCTCATCGCCGTCGCCGGCATCCGCCTCGCCCTCACCCTCGGCCTCTGCCTCACCGTCCAAGTCCAAGAAGCGGAGCGCCTCCACACCCCCGGCCCGCACACCGCACAAGAGCGTCGCCCCGGCGCCGAAGAAGGCGCCCGCACCGCGTCCGTCGAGCACCCCCGCCACGCCACCCGCCCCCGAGGGCGACACGGCCCAGGTCGTCGCCCTGGTCAACCAGGAGCGGGCGACAGCGGGATGCGGACCCGTCGAGGAGGACCCGCAGCTCACGGACGCGGCGCTGCGGCACTCCGACGACATGGCCGCCCGCGACTTCTTCGAGCACACCAACCCCGACGGCGCCGACCCCGGACGCCGCATCACCGACGCGGGCTACCACTGGTCGACGTACGGCGAGAACATAGCCCGGGGCCAGCAGACTCCCGCATCGGTGATGGAGTCCTGGATGAACAGTCCGGGCCACCGCGCCAACATCCTCAACTGTGACTTCAAGGACATCGGCATCGGCATCCACCAGGGACCGGGCGGACCGTGGTGGACCCAGGACTTCGGCGCGAAGATGTGAGCCGGTCCGGCTCACCCCGTCAGCTCTCGACCTCGGTCCTGTCGCCGCCCCAGAGGGTGTGGAAGACGCCGTCGCGGTCGACCCTGCGGTAGGTGTGGGCGCCGAAGTAGTCGCGCTGGCCTTGGGTGAGCGCGGCGGGCAGGCGTTCGGCGCGCAGCGAGTCGTAGTAG includes these proteins:
- a CDS encoding sigma-70 family RNA polymerase sigma factor, with the translated sequence MSSHHHTVDPVPLVIAARNGDAGAQDALASAYLPLVYNIVGRALNGSADVDDVVQETMLRALDGLGGLRTPESFRSWLVAIAMNQIRAHWRDRDIAPGTLEEAGEIADPGADFVDLTMMRLQLSGQRRETACATRWLEPDDLGLLSLWWLECAGELTRTEVAGALELSPQYAAVRVQRMKARLETARVVVRALGAQPPCEELRGVCAAWDGRPSALWRKRIARHARECFRCSGLWSGLMPAEGLLAGLALVAVPAALLVRWPAGDDTAPVAAAHALDAAAGDGATTARPGRHRSGGGRHTGGRTPSRAAARRRRRIQRRAVGGAVVVACMTGGGLWYASLGPGAGTGGDSASSTSAEPITDLTASGSPATTSSPSPASASPSPSASASPSKSKKRSASTPPARTPHKSVAPAPKKAPAPRPSSTPATPPAPEGDTAQVVALVNQERATAGCGPVEEDPQLTDAALRHSDDMAARDFFEHTNPDGADPGRRITDAGYHWSTYGENIARGQQTPASVMESWMNSPGHRANILNCDFKDIGIGIHQGPGGPWWTQDFGAKM